The following coding sequences lie in one Metopolophium dirhodum isolate CAU chromosome 5, ASM1992520v1, whole genome shotgun sequence genomic window:
- the LOC132944927 gene encoding uncharacterized protein LOC132944927 isoform X1 — MTFQTTVPRAATSYLLVGSRRAEVHYNKRPYSGWSERRMPWCSTAVTMACSGGSSLHGIRIRQAEDESGNQPLPEDHHHGDTARVCKTGPRVFILGAGRLSAGRFGLESFWLQIEVWPVRAGSAEMVTYVEEEELLEVMVKLIEWTKKFDDDGSSEKRDKTSRIPASISIGSSPVNRRTVKVLGFSSTVTFLIEK; from the exons ATGACGTTTCAGACCACTGTGCCTCGGGCGGCCACCAGCTACCTCCTTGTGGGTTCTCGTCGGGCCGAGGTGCACTACAACAAGCGGCCGTACTCTGGGTGGAGCGAAAGGAGGATGCCCTGGTGCTCGACGGCGGTTACTATGGCATGCAGCGGCGGCAGCAGCCTGCACGGCATCAGGATCCGTCAAGCGGAGGACGAGTCTGGAAATCAGCCTTTGCCGGAGGACCACCACCACGGAGATACTGCCCGCGTCTGTAAAACCGGCCCGCGAGTGTTCATTCTGGGGGCTGGCAGGCTGTCGGCCGGGCGCTTCGGACTAGAAAGCTTCTGGCTGCAGATCGAGGTGTGGCCCGTGCGTGCCGGATCCGCGGAGATGGTGACATATGTGGAGGAGGAAGAACTTTTAGAGGTGATGGTGAAACTGATCGAATGGACTAAGAAGTTTGACGACGATGGCAGTTCCGAGAAGCGCGATAAGACTTCAAGAATTCCGGCGAGCATATCAATTGGAAGCTCGCCGGTCAATCGTAG gacagtaaaagtgcttggattttcttcaacagtaacttttctgatagaaaagtga
- the LOC132944927 gene encoding uncharacterized protein LOC132944927 isoform X2, whose amino-acid sequence MTFQTTVPRAATSYLLVGSRRAEVHYNKRPYSGWSERRMPWCSTAVTMACSGGSSLHGIRIRQAEDESGNQPLPEDHHHGDTARVCKTGPRVFILGAGRLSAGRFGLESFWLQIEVWPVRAGSAEMVTYVEEEELLEVMVKLIEWTKKFDDDGSSEKRDKTSRIPASISIGSSPVNRRRSYRNGHC is encoded by the exons ATGACGTTTCAGACCACTGTGCCTCGGGCGGCCACCAGCTACCTCCTTGTGGGTTCTCGTCGGGCCGAGGTGCACTACAACAAGCGGCCGTACTCTGGGTGGAGCGAAAGGAGGATGCCCTGGTGCTCGACGGCGGTTACTATGGCATGCAGCGGCGGCAGCAGCCTGCACGGCATCAGGATCCGTCAAGCGGAGGACGAGTCTGGAAATCAGCCTTTGCCGGAGGACCACCACCACGGAGATACTGCCCGCGTCTGTAAAACCGGCCCGCGAGTGTTCATTCTGGGGGCTGGCAGGCTGTCGGCCGGGCGCTTCGGACTAGAAAGCTTCTGGCTGCAGATCGAGGTGTGGCCCGTGCGTGCCGGATCCGCGGAGATGGTGACATATGTGGAGGAGGAAGAACTTTTAGAGGTGATGGTGAAACTGATCGAATGGACTAAGAAGTTTGACGACGATGGCAGTTCCGAGAAGCGCGATAAGACTTCAAGAATTCCGGCGAGCATATCAATTGGAAGCTCGCCGGTCAATCGTAG aaGGAGTTATCGAAATGGCCATTGTTGA
- the LOC132944844 gene encoding uncharacterized protein LOC132944844, producing MNVLKTMKMNTNILVVVLLAYFLDYLSAAIFKPVKSTSLNGKNTPAQYNTLVFNQPIKSHHPVFGNFKVNPTVPYNVPAPPSPPVSPALPKPPTPPLAHTFLPSIKPLPPSRASTPTTVPTNENDNQQGFESVEEGDDYYYEEVEEEEEEEEEDDEEEEGGDEEHLENSNTVKIPTQSKPTISTKVNNSSNKFQASQPKLSSSTSTKPIVPESVKQENGNQQGFETLEDDYEEEVEEEIEDEEPLENSKIVTSQPMQSSSISKPTVPENVNQENDNPQGFETLEGDDYEEVSENEDGHNVEEYSEDPDQNTPTDNITINGVQVNLPVPTNNPTVPQFSEDELTENNYNESEYSLNTNEDHQSFQNTDEWEPKSSNINNNPTEISETLARNNDNIKAQLINTNEFETNPYDNKQISTDKQEEISKYQFENQYVSENKERIINGYKAMKKILYMLNDYASSTLNWIINKINYRMEQVSR from the exons atgaatgttttaaaaaccATGAAAATGAATACCAACATTTTAGTGGTTGTGCTTCTAGCATATTTTTTG GATTATTTATCAGCGGCCATCTTTAAACCAGTTAAATCTACATCTTTGAATGGGAAAAATACTCCAGCTCAATACAACACTTTAGTTTTCAACCAACCTATTAAAAGTCAT CATCCTGTTTTTGGGAATTTCAAAGTAAATCCTACAGTTCCTTATAATGTTCCTGCTCCACCGTCACCTCCAGTTTCTCCAGCGCTTCCAAAACCTCCAACACCTCCTTTAGCACATACATTTCTACCAAGTATAAAA CCACTTCCACCATCAAGAGCTTCTACTCCAACTACAGTACCaacaaat gAAAATGACAATCAACAAGGATTTGAGTCAGTCGAAGAAGgagatgattattattatgaagaagtagaagaagaagaagaagaagaagaagaagacgaCGAAGAAGAGGAAGGAGGAGATGAAGAACATTTGGAAAATAGTAACACTGTGAAAATTCCAACTCAAAGTAAACCAACAATCTCCACAAAAGTtaataatagttcaaacaaattcCAGGCAAGTCAACCTAAGCTAAGTTCTTCAACTTCTACTAAACCCATTGTACCAGAAAGTGTGAAACAG GAAAATGGCAATCAACAAGGATTCGAAACACTTGAAGATGATTATGAAGAAGAAGTAGAAGAAGAAATAGAAGATGAAGAACCTTtggaaaatagtaaaattgtg ACAAGTCAACCTATGCAAAGTTCTTCAATTTCTAAACCCACAGTACCAGAAAATGTGAATCAA GAAAATGACAATCCTCAAGGATTCGAAACACTTGAAGGAGATGATTATGAAGAAGTGTCAGAAAATGAAGATGGTCACAATGTTGAAGAATATTCAGAGGACCCAGATCAAAATACCCCAACAgataacataacaattaatgGAGTTCAAGTAAATCTACCTGTACCAACAAATAATCCAACTGTCCCACAATTTTCGGAAGATGAATTGACagaaaataattacaatgaaTCTGAATATTCCCTCAATACCAATGAAGACCATCAATCATTTCAAAATACTGATGAGTGGGAACCAAAGTCttctaatattaacaataatccCACTGAAATTTCTGAAACTTTAGCCAgaaacaatgataatatcaaAGCTCAATTAATCAACACAAATGAATTTGAAACAAACCCATATGATAATAAACAGATATCTACTGATAAACAAGAAGAAATTTCTAAATACCAATTTGAAAATCAATATGTGTCAGAAAATAAAGAACGAATTATCAATGGGTATAAAGCtatgaagaaaatattatatatgttaaatgACTATGCAAGCTCGACATTAAATTGgatcataaacaaaataaattaccgaATGGAACAAGTCTCAAGATAG
- the LOC132944845 gene encoding LOW QUALITY PROTEIN: spermine oxidase-like (The sequence of the model RefSeq protein was modified relative to this genomic sequence to represent the inferred CDS: deleted 1 base in 1 codon), translating into MAQSYNTVIIIGAGVSGIAAATKLLKNNFNNFIILEAENRIGGRIQTLPFGDGHIELGAQWIHGEEGNVVFQMASAQNLVSDKRETIQQFINSTFVTSSGSEIKSNHLRDYLKVAYSVFDDSPKDDLERFMSLGELFQKRIENVLVDTEELPLKQFINWCQHYQNSYNGSDSWFEASAINIDTYQSCPGYPAISWKSKGYSTVIDLMQEKFNDEVEDLHIKDKVIFGKEVVKIYWSGDQAEVLCADNSRFKAQCILTTMSLGVLKNVCNELFEPELPEYKLKAIQNLGIGTVDKLFLKFPYSWWSEDTTGFSFLWSDDDREKFIKENKRRGWDYLCDVFGFYICDNCPNTLLGWIVGPAARNMERKSLDEIKIGLMYLLNKFLGDTYTIPFPDLVTRSQWGSNSHFYGSYSFHSMNTDKEGKANSQLAKPLINSNGKNILLFGGEATHSSYFSTVHGAIETGWREADRILEQFIE; encoded by the exons ATGGCTCAATCTTACAACACGGTAATCATCATAGGAGCAGGTGTATCAGGAATTGCAGCTGCAACTAAACTACTAAAGAATAACTTcaacaattttatcatattgGAAGCAGAAAATCGTATTGGTGGTCGCATTCAAACTTTACCTTTTGGtg ATGGGCACATTGAACTAGGAGCACAATGGATTCATGGAGAAGAAGGGAATGTAGTATTCCAAATGGCTTCTGCTCAAAATTTAGTATCTGATAAAAGAGAAACAATACAGCAATTTATTAATTCTACATTTGTTACGTCATCAGGTAGCGAAATAAAATCTAACCATCTTCGTGATTACTTAAAAGTAGCTTATTCTGTATTCGATGATAGTCCAAAGGATGATTTAGAACGATTCATGTCGTTAGGAGAGCTTTTTCAAAAacg AATTGAAAATGTCTTAGTTGACACAGAAGAACTACCCCTGAAGCAATTTATTAATTGGTGCCAACATTATCAAAATTCTTATAATGGAAGCGATAGTTGGTTTGAAGCATCTGCAATTAATATAGACACATATCAATCTTGTCCTGGTTATCCTGCAATTAGTTGGAAATCAAAAGGATATTCAACTGTAATAGATTTGATGCAG gaaaagtTTAATGATGAAGTAGAAGACCTacatattaaagataaagtaaTATTTGGAAAAgaagttgtaaaaatatattggtctGGTGATCAAGCAGAAGTATTATGTGCTGATAATAGCCGTTTTAAAGCACAATGTATTTTAACTACAATGAGTCTTggcgttttaaaaaatgtgtgcaATGAATTATTTGAACCTGAACTTcctgaatataaattaaaagctATACAG aaTTTAGGTATTGGAActgttgataaattatttttgaaatttccaTATTCATGGTGGTCAGAAGACACCACCGGGTTTAGTTTTTTATGGTCCGATGATGATCGTGaaaaatttattaaagaaaataaa agACGTGGTTGGGATTATCTGTGTGAtgtatttggt ttttatatttgtgataACTGTCCAAATACACTCCTTGGTTGGATAGTGGGTCCTGCTGCAAGAAACATGGAACGGAAATCTTTAGACGAGATAAAAAttggattaatgtatttattgaataaatttttgGGAGACACATACACTATACCATTTCCAGATTTAGTGactag atctCAATGGGGTTCCAATAGCCACTTCTATGGTTCATATTCTTTTCATTCTATGAACACAGATAAAGAAGGAAAAGCCAACAGTCAATTAGCAAAACCTTTAATAAATTCGAAtggaaaaaat attttgctGTTTGGTGGTGAAGCAACACATAGTTCTTACTTTTCGACTGTACACGGAGCAATTGAAACTGGTTGGCGTGAAGCAGATAGGATATTAGaacaatttatagaataa
- the LOC132944472 gene encoding scaffold protein salvador: MLSRKNKDTRTIKEGVVGKYVKKDKPPEIPIINVWTTKPFRKNNHSRTSVSESPNLNNTNQPSGSVQKFGNVKNTPSPSMLIGHEGKYTPSSSVPDLAQKFANANLWSSSPGIAADQSISVRNCSNRYISNDCHINHQMGTHTSATCLPYHSHSDLAESSVIIHGFSDNTIYSPALSQCFPTIQIQHKNEIINTHHSTPALHNIGQSVPIPLQPAGGEELPLPPGWSVDLTLRGRKYFIDHNTKTTHWSHPLEKEGLPTGWERIESDEYGVYFVNHISRQAQYEHPCAPHYIYQPEVRPPLPLLPPPPPRSTHFHSHNMLVPANPYLNQEIPVWLSVYSHAAQTSDHKLKWEMFRLPELDCFNAMLTRLYKQELEEIVMRYEVYRSALLYEMDRRHMQSRYIDTNEYNRYGPGLRIIDVTNDNLREVALSQHTETKV; encoded by the exons ATGTTGTCGAGAAAAAATAAAGATACAAGAACTATTAAAGAAGGAGTGGTtggaaaatatgttaaaaaagaCAAGCCACCTGAAATACCAA ttataaatgtatggaCTACAAAACCTTTCAGAAAAAATAACCACAGCCGGACTAGTGTTTCAGAATCCCCAAATCTGAAT aATACAAACCAACCAAGTGGTTCAGTTCAAAAATTTGGTAATGTGAAAAATACACCATCTCCATCAATGCTAATAGGCCATGAAGGAAAGTATACTCCTAGTAGTTCTGTTCCTGATTTAGCTcaaaa atttgcCAATGCTAATTTATGGAGTAGTTCACCAGGTATAGCTGCTGATCAATCAATAAGTGTTAGAAATTGTAGTAATAGATATATTTCCAATGACTGCCACATTAATCATCAA atggGAACTCACACTAGTGCCACTTGTTTGCCTTATCATTCACACTCAGATTTAGCAGAGTCTTCTGTTATTATACATGGATTTAGTGACAATACAATTTACTCACCAGCATTATCACAATGTTTCCCAACT atTCAGATAcaacacaaaaatgaaattattaatactcaTCATTCCACTCCTGCTTTACATAATATTGGACAGTCTGTTCCAATACCTTTACAACCAG ctGGTGGGGAAGAACTCCCCTTACCACCAGGTTGGTCTGTAGACTTAACATTAAGAGGTCGTAAGTATTTTATCGACCACAATACCAAAACTACTCATTGGTCACATCCTTTAGAAAAAGAAGGTCTTCCTACTGGATGGGAACGTATTGAAAGCGATGAGTATGGAGTATATTTTGTTAA tcatATTTCTCGACAAGCACAATATGAGCATCCATGTGCTCCACACTATATTTATCAACCAGAAGTGAGACCTCCATTGCCACTTCTACCTCCTCCACCGCCAAGATCTACACATTTCCATTCTCATAATATGCTTGTGCCTGCAAATCCTTACCTAAATCaag AAATCCCTGTATGGCTTAGTGTTTATTCTCATGCAGCACAAACATCAGACCATAAACTAAAATGGGAAATGTTTAGGTTACCAGAACTTGACTGTTTCAATGCTATGTTAACACGATTATATAAACAAGAATTAGAAGAGATTGTTATGCGTTATGAAGTTTACAG atctgcattattatatgaaatggATAGAAGACATATGCAATCGCGATATATTGATACAAATGAATATAACCGTTATGGACCAGGGCTACGTATTATTGATGTAACTAATGATAATTTACGAGAAGTTGCACTTTCGCAACATACAGAAactaaagtttaa